From the Gallaecimonas kandeliae genome, one window contains:
- the elbB gene encoding isoprenoid biosynthesis glyoxalase ElbB — MKKIAVILSGCGVYDGSEVHEAVLTLLALAEAGAKVQCFAPDMAQHHVINHLTGEEMPEQRNVLVESARIARGQVKDIGELRVADFDGLILPGGFGAAKNLCDFAFEGEDCQVQPDVLTALKAFAKAHKPVGYICIAPVMIPRVYDKGVKGTIGTDKGTAAAFNAMGGDHQSCPVDEFRVDEANKVVSTPAYMLAGSILEAKSGIDKLVKEVLRLA; from the coding sequence ATGAAGAAGATTGCAGTTATTTTAAGCGGTTGCGGTGTTTACGACGGCAGCGAGGTCCATGAGGCAGTGCTGACGCTGCTGGCCCTGGCCGAAGCCGGGGCCAAGGTGCAGTGTTTTGCCCCCGACATGGCGCAGCACCATGTCATCAACCACCTCACCGGCGAAGAGATGCCGGAGCAGCGCAACGTGCTGGTGGAATCCGCCCGCATCGCCCGCGGCCAGGTCAAGGATATCGGTGAACTCAGGGTGGCGGACTTCGACGGCCTGATCCTGCCTGGCGGCTTCGGCGCCGCCAAGAACCTCTGCGACTTTGCCTTCGAAGGCGAGGACTGCCAGGTACAGCCCGACGTCCTGACGGCCCTCAAGGCCTTCGCCAAGGCCCACAAGCCGGTGGGTTACATCTGCATAGCGCCGGTGATGATCCCCAGGGTCTACGACAAGGGCGTCAAGGGCACCATAGGCACCGACAAGGGCACGGCCGCCGCCTTCAATGCCATGGGCGGTGATCACCAGAGCTGTCCCGTAGACGAATTCCGGGTGGATGAGGCCAACAAGGTGGTCTCGACACCGGCCTACATGCTGGCCGGGTCCATACTGGAAGCCAAAAGCGGCATCGACAAGCTGGTCAAGGAAGTGCTGCGGCTGGCCTGA
- a CDS encoding helix-turn-helix transcriptional regulator, translating to MPSINRILYLLKTRGDQTAQVLASELGMTAMGARQHLLAAEQDGLVESFMEKRSVGRPARVWRLTEAGHGRFPERHADLTLTLIDSVRSLFGDEGLDALIGHREQQMGNHYLRALAGEPSLEAKVHKLAELRSSEGYMAEVEEAPGGWLLIENHCPICAAAQHCQQFCRSELALFGQCLDGATVSRSEHLLSEGRRCVYLIQAP from the coding sequence ATGCCCAGTATCAATCGAATCCTCTATCTCCTGAAGACCCGGGGCGACCAGACCGCCCAGGTGCTGGCCAGCGAACTCGGCATGACCGCCATGGGTGCCCGCCAGCACCTGCTGGCTGCCGAACAGGACGGCCTGGTGGAAAGCTTCATGGAGAAACGCAGCGTCGGCCGCCCGGCCCGGGTCTGGCGCCTGACCGAAGCCGGCCACGGCCGCTTTCCCGAACGCCATGCCGACCTGACCCTGACCCTGATCGACAGCGTCCGTTCCCTGTTCGGAGACGAGGGGCTCGATGCCCTGATCGGCCACCGCGAGCAGCAGATGGGCAACCATTACCTTCGGGCCCTGGCCGGGGAACCCTCCCTGGAGGCCAAGGTCCATAAGCTGGCCGAGCTGCGCAGCAGCGAAGGCTATATGGCGGAAGTGGAAGAGGCTCCCGGCGGCTGGCTGCTGATCGAGAACCATTGCCCCATCTGCGCCGCCGCCCAGCACTGCCAGCAGTTCTGCCGCTCGGAACTGGCCCTGTTCGGCCAGTGCCTGGATGGCGCCACCGTCAGCCGCAGCGAGCACCTCCTGAGCGAAGGACGCCGCTGCGTCTACCTGATCCAGGCCCCTTAG
- a CDS encoding 7-cyano-7-deazaguanine/7-aminomethyl-7-deazaguanine transporter, giving the protein MSNSCFRRPLAWLVAFHILVITASNYLVQLPISLFGLHSTWGAFSFPFIFLATDLTVRLLGAAQARRVIFWVMIPALFVSYVVSVLFPQGDFGGFAQAGALNLFVARIALASFLAYVLGQVADVQIFTPLRSRGPWWLAPAVSTLLGNLLDTLVFFSAAFYHCGDPFMASHWLEIACLDYGFKLLISFAFFLPLYGVLLNGLLGLMGRRLAPA; this is encoded by the coding sequence ATGTCCAATTCCTGCTTTCGCCGGCCTTTGGCCTGGCTCGTCGCCTTCCACATCCTGGTGATCACCGCCTCCAACTACCTGGTGCAATTGCCGATCAGCCTGTTCGGCCTGCACAGCACCTGGGGCGCCTTCAGTTTTCCCTTCATCTTCCTGGCCACCGACCTGACGGTGCGGCTGTTGGGCGCTGCCCAGGCCCGCCGGGTGATCTTCTGGGTGATGATACCGGCGCTTTTTGTCAGTTATGTGGTGAGCGTCCTCTTCCCCCAGGGGGACTTTGGCGGTTTCGCCCAGGCCGGGGCCCTCAACCTCTTCGTGGCCCGCATCGCCCTGGCCTCTTTCCTGGCCTATGTGCTGGGGCAAGTGGCCGACGTGCAGATCTTCACCCCCCTGCGCAGCCGCGGCCCCTGGTGGCTGGCGCCCGCCGTATCCACCCTGCTGGGCAACCTGCTGGACACCCTGGTGTTCTTCAGCGCCGCCTTCTACCACTGTGGCGATCCCTTCATGGCCAGTCATTGGCTGGAGATCGCCTGCTTGGATTACGGTTTCAAGCTGTTGATCAGCTTCGCCTTCTTCCTGCCCCTCTACGGGGTGCTGCTCAATGGCCTGCTGGGCCTGATGGGCCGCCGCCTGGCGCCTGCCTAA
- a CDS encoding protein adenylyltransferase SelO: protein MALEFDNRYARDFPSLYSAQEPMGFAEPQLVVANDALVAELGLAEEQERLADWFGGRLPLPGAQPLAQKYTGHQFGVYNPMLGDGRGLLLGEVKDGQGGFWDLHLKGAGPTPYARGGDGRAVLRSCIREFLASEALHHLGIPTTRALCVVAGELPVQREHVERGAMLTRVARTHIRFGHFEHCFHRGLGEELKGLMDYVIERHWPDLQGQPAKVFFERVVHKTARMVALWQAYGFAHGVMNTDNFSILGDTFDFGPYGFLDDYQPGFVCNHSDHSGRYAFDAQPSIALWNLNCLAMALSPLIASDDLVAALKQFQPALAGHYLKTMGRRLGLCEVSGQDAPLINELLALLADEAQDYNLAFRWLGEARQDDKLIPCRDHYVDRARFDAWAERYLARLRLQDVGDQGRQLAMNDANPLYVLRNYLAQNAIAAAEQGDFSEVRRLYGLLQNPFTDQPGMAAYAQKAPDWGKRLEVSCSS, encoded by the coding sequence ATGGCACTTGAATTCGACAACCGCTACGCCCGCGATTTCCCCAGCCTCTACAGCGCCCAGGAGCCCATGGGCTTCGCCGAGCCGCAGCTGGTGGTGGCCAACGACGCCCTGGTGGCAGAGCTGGGCCTGGCCGAAGAGCAGGAGAGGCTGGCCGACTGGTTCGGCGGCCGTCTGCCCCTGCCCGGCGCCCAGCCCCTGGCCCAGAAATACACGGGCCACCAGTTCGGCGTCTACAACCCCATGCTGGGGGACGGCCGCGGCCTGTTGCTGGGGGAGGTGAAGGACGGCCAGGGCGGTTTCTGGGACCTGCACCTCAAGGGCGCCGGCCCCACTCCCTATGCCCGCGGCGGCGACGGCCGGGCCGTGCTGCGTTCCTGCATCCGCGAGTTCCTGGCCAGCGAGGCCCTGCACCATCTGGGGATACCCACGACCCGCGCCCTGTGCGTGGTGGCCGGCGAGCTGCCGGTGCAGCGTGAGCATGTGGAACGCGGCGCAATGCTGACCCGGGTGGCCCGCACCCATATCCGCTTCGGCCATTTCGAGCACTGCTTCCACCGCGGCCTGGGGGAGGAGCTCAAGGGCCTGATGGACTACGTGATCGAGCGCCATTGGCCGGATCTGCAAGGCCAGCCGGCCAAGGTCTTCTTCGAGCGGGTGGTGCACAAGACGGCGCGGATGGTCGCCCTCTGGCAGGCCTACGGCTTCGCCCACGGGGTCATGAACACCGACAACTTCTCGATCCTCGGCGACACCTTCGACTTCGGCCCCTATGGCTTCCTGGACGACTACCAGCCCGGCTTCGTCTGCAACCATTCGGACCACAGCGGCCGCTACGCCTTCGACGCCCAGCCCAGCATCGCCCTTTGGAACCTCAACTGCCTGGCCATGGCCCTGAGCCCGCTGATCGCCTCCGACGATCTGGTGGCGGCCCTCAAGCAGTTCCAGCCGGCCCTGGCCGGCCATTACCTCAAGACCATGGGCCGCCGCTTGGGGCTCTGCGAAGTGAGCGGCCAGGATGCGCCCCTCATCAACGAGCTGCTGGCCCTGTTGGCCGACGAAGCCCAGGATTACAACCTGGCCTTCCGCTGGCTGGGCGAGGCCCGCCAGGACGACAAGCTGATCCCCTGCCGCGACCATTACGTGGACCGCGCCCGCTTCGACGCCTGGGCCGAGCGCTACCTGGCCAGGCTGCGGCTGCAGGATGTGGGGGACCAGGGCCGGCAGCTGGCCATGAATGACGCCAACCCCCTCTATGTGCTGCGCAACTACCTGGCCCAGAACGCCATAGCCGCCGCCGAGCAGGGCGACTTCAGCGAGGTGCGCCGCCTCTACGGCCTGCTGCAAAACCCCTTCACCGACCAGCCCGGCATGGCCGCCTACGCCCAGAAGGCCCCCGACTGGGGCAAGCGCCTGGAAGTGTCCTGTTCGAGCTGA
- a CDS encoding response regulator has protein sequence MGYKVIICDDSRLARNFLARSLPAGFADEQHFAASGREALELVSQGRGELLFLDLNMPDLDGYQVLAQLRAQNAPCKVIVISGDVQPKALEKVMALGALSFLQKPLNRDTLLQHLFELGLVTEDMLGLPATGHQELPGIDRQEVLREVANVAMGRAAGIMAGIFNVFVQIPVPRVQAMPATEVLELVEQWQCRPGHQVISQGFVGAGISGEVLMELSSEEAHGIANLMGLECKQAEERALMVELSSILIGACLKGIAAQLELAFSQGHPIILGRGENRMLDGLGESPVPCVRLGYQIPDEGIHQELVLLLAPACLPVLEKRLTQLVN, from the coding sequence TTGGGCTACAAGGTCATTATCTGCGACGACTCCCGCCTGGCCAGGAACTTCCTGGCGCGGTCCCTGCCTGCCGGCTTTGCCGACGAGCAGCACTTTGCCGCCAGTGGCAGGGAAGCCCTGGAGCTGGTCTCCCAGGGCCGGGGTGAATTGTTGTTCCTGGACCTCAACATGCCCGACCTGGACGGTTACCAGGTGCTGGCCCAGCTTCGCGCCCAGAACGCCCCCTGCAAGGTGATCGTCATCTCCGGTGACGTCCAGCCCAAGGCCCTGGAGAAGGTCATGGCCCTGGGGGCCCTGTCCTTCCTGCAAAAACCCCTCAACCGCGACACCCTGCTGCAGCACCTCTTCGAGCTGGGCCTTGTCACCGAAGACATGCTGGGTCTGCCTGCCACCGGGCATCAGGAACTGCCGGGCATAGACCGCCAGGAAGTGCTGCGGGAAGTGGCCAACGTGGCCATGGGCAGGGCGGCCGGCATCATGGCCGGCATCTTCAACGTCTTCGTGCAGATCCCCGTGCCCAGGGTCCAGGCCATGCCCGCTACCGAAGTGCTGGAGCTGGTGGAGCAGTGGCAATGCCGCCCCGGCCACCAGGTGATCAGCCAAGGCTTCGTCGGCGCCGGCATCAGCGGTGAAGTGCTGATGGAGCTGTCCAGCGAGGAAGCCCACGGCATCGCCAACCTGATGGGGCTCGAGTGCAAGCAGGCGGAGGAAAGGGCCCTGATGGTGGAGCTGTCCTCCATCCTCATCGGTGCCTGCCTCAAGGGCATCGCCGCCCAGTTGGAGCTGGCCTTCAGCCAGGGCCATCCCATCATACTGGGCCGCGGCGAGAACCGCATGCTGGACGGCCTGGGAGAAAGCCCAGTGCCCTGCGTGCGCCTCGGCTACCAGATCCCCGACGAAGGGATCCACCAGGAGCTGGTACTGCTGCTGGCGCCCGCCTGCCTGCCGGTGCTGGAAAAGCGCCTGACCCAGTTGGTGAACTGA
- a CDS encoding DUF3630 family protein, giving the protein MRLDKEHKTLLLPLTSSWDSFEADIQPWLERLELRVLRKENGADRHQWWLDFEGTELRLEFEEMSGSAWLEAEDEEGLEVLAFLARFHGGR; this is encoded by the coding sequence ATGCGATTGGACAAAGAACACAAGACACTGCTGCTGCCCCTGACCAGCAGCTGGGACAGCTTCGAGGCCGACATCCAGCCCTGGCTGGAACGGCTGGAACTCAGGGTGCTGCGCAAGGAAAACGGCGCCGACCGCCACCAGTGGTGGCTGGACTTCGAAGGCACAGAACTGCGCCTGGAATTCGAGGAGATGAGCGGCAGCGCCTGGCTGGAAGCCGAAGACGAAGAGGGCCTGGAAGTGCTGGCCTTCCTGGCCCGTTTCCACGGCGGGCGCTAG
- a CDS encoding diguanylate cyclase domain-containing protein — protein sequence MLSWGYLGRTGLVAILYLLGGWLGSQLALPPGYASPIWPAAGLALAAMLVWGARVWPGIFVGSFLTNALMVGDPQALISGTWQPWLIPLGIATGTSLQALFGGWLLDWKRRWRLARLNEILTLLGKGALLSSLVAASVGHLVLYLAGLVSIAALPVDWLAWWTGDALGIAVISPLCLLVGSGAARQRLLWTGSTMVLMVLGLLWSTNQIAQHQREKVGLELKRQADTLAMSVQSSADRYLHTLTGLGLFFSGSQAVSRDEFHHVAGELLEELPGLKALEWVPKVAAPDRAAMEQQASRELGLPFHFTVVGDQGQMVPAPQAPYYYPIYYLEPLAGNERALGYSPASHPNREAAMEAAESSGKTVVSDVVALVQGNHDPGFLAFRAVRRQDGTTAGFVLAVIDAKTLLSRALAPAQGSELAISAEDDQSHVSFLMAQPGQELGLWRDKVLEVGGRQWLLRFGYPRRYVLAEANAGLWLTLVGGLLLVSLVGFAVLLATGQAQVIGRQVALRTRELEKANRRVKEREDLLSSVVDNLPLTLIIKDANSLRYLQVNKAAEELMGLPRDKLLGCTDQDIFKPEEAEATMARDRDSISEGRLQLVEKALVSTPSGQHWLRTRKVPLFDEQEKARHLLVLCEDITDSLARDEEIHDLNLILAENNRALADANLRLEELSRTDALTQLANRRIFDQELQEEWYRCQRQQLPMAVMMIDIDFFKRYNDSLGHQHGDQCLRQVAFQLMSSVRRSGDVVARYGGEEFALVLPGSDGQQARGLATKIQANVRAAAIQHPDSPISPWVTLSIGVAFCYPSDESAGAEALLARADQALYQAKDKGRNRFVSAEPTAELEARLAK from the coding sequence ATGTTGAGTTGGGGCTATCTGGGCAGGACAGGGCTGGTGGCCATCCTCTATTTGCTGGGGGGATGGCTGGGCAGCCAGCTGGCGTTGCCGCCCGGTTACGCCAGCCCGATCTGGCCGGCGGCCGGCCTGGCCTTGGCTGCCATGCTGGTCTGGGGGGCGCGGGTCTGGCCCGGCATTTTTGTCGGCTCCTTCCTGACCAACGCCCTGATGGTGGGCGATCCCCAGGCCCTGATCTCGGGCACCTGGCAACCCTGGCTCATCCCTCTCGGCATTGCCACCGGCACTAGCCTGCAGGCCCTGTTCGGCGGCTGGCTGCTGGACTGGAAGCGCCGCTGGCGCCTGGCCAGGCTCAACGAGATCCTGACGCTGCTGGGCAAGGGCGCCTTGCTCAGCTCCCTGGTCGCCGCCTCTGTCGGCCACCTGGTGCTCTACCTGGCCGGCCTGGTGTCGATCGCCGCGCTGCCGGTGGACTGGCTGGCCTGGTGGACGGGGGACGCCCTCGGCATAGCGGTGATCTCGCCCCTCTGCCTCTTGGTGGGGTCAGGAGCTGCCCGGCAGCGGCTGCTCTGGACCGGCAGCACCATGGTGCTGATGGTGCTGGGGCTGCTGTGGAGCACCAACCAGATAGCCCAGCACCAGCGGGAAAAGGTGGGGCTGGAACTCAAGCGCCAGGCCGACACCCTGGCCATGTCGGTGCAAAGCTCCGCCGACCGTTACCTCCACACCCTGACCGGCCTCGGCCTCTTCTTCAGCGGCTCCCAAGCCGTGAGCAGGGATGAATTCCACCACGTGGCAGGGGAACTGCTGGAGGAGCTGCCCGGGCTCAAGGCCCTGGAATGGGTGCCCAAGGTGGCGGCCCCGGACAGGGCCGCCATGGAGCAACAGGCCTCACGGGAGTTGGGCTTGCCCTTCCATTTCACCGTCGTCGGTGACCAGGGGCAGATGGTGCCGGCGCCCCAGGCCCCTTACTACTATCCCATCTACTACCTGGAGCCCCTGGCCGGCAACGAGAGGGCCCTGGGTTACTCACCGGCTTCCCATCCCAACAGGGAAGCGGCCATGGAAGCAGCCGAGTCTTCGGGCAAGACGGTGGTGAGCGACGTGGTGGCCCTGGTGCAGGGCAACCATGACCCCGGCTTCCTGGCCTTCAGGGCGGTGCGGCGCCAGGACGGTACCACAGCCGGTTTCGTGCTGGCGGTGATCGATGCCAAGACCCTGCTCAGCCGCGCCCTGGCGCCGGCCCAGGGGTCTGAACTGGCGATCTCCGCCGAGGATGACCAATCCCATGTCAGCTTCTTGATGGCGCAACCAGGGCAAGAGTTGGGCCTTTGGCGGGACAAGGTGCTGGAGGTGGGCGGCCGGCAGTGGCTGCTGCGCTTCGGCTACCCCAGGCGCTATGTGCTGGCGGAGGCCAATGCCGGCCTCTGGCTGACCCTGGTGGGGGGCCTGCTGCTGGTCTCCCTGGTGGGCTTCGCGGTGCTGCTGGCCACGGGCCAGGCCCAGGTCATAGGGCGCCAGGTGGCGCTGCGCACCCGGGAGCTGGAGAAGGCCAACAGGCGCGTCAAGGAACGGGAAGACCTGCTGAGTTCTGTGGTGGACAACCTGCCCCTGACGTTGATCATCAAGGACGCCAACAGCCTGCGTTACCTGCAGGTCAACAAGGCCGCAGAGGAGCTGATGGGGCTGCCCAGGGACAAGCTGCTTGGCTGCACCGACCAGGACATCTTCAAACCCGAAGAGGCGGAGGCGACCATGGCCAGGGACAGGGACAGCATCAGTGAGGGCCGGCTGCAGCTGGTGGAGAAGGCCCTGGTCTCCACCCCTTCAGGCCAGCATTGGCTGCGCACCCGCAAGGTGCCCCTCTTCGACGAGCAGGAAAAGGCACGCCACCTGCTGGTGCTCTGCGAAGACATCACCGACAGCCTGGCCAGGGACGAGGAGATCCATGACCTCAACCTGATCCTGGCGGAAAACAACAGGGCCCTGGCCGACGCCAACCTGCGCCTGGAGGAGCTGTCCCGCACCGACGCCCTGACCCAGTTGGCCAACCGCCGCATCTTCGACCAGGAGTTGCAGGAAGAGTGGTACCGCTGCCAACGCCAGCAGCTGCCGATGGCGGTGATGATGATCGACATCGACTTCTTCAAACGCTACAACGACAGCCTAGGCCACCAGCACGGCGACCAATGCCTGCGCCAGGTCGCTTTCCAGCTGATGTCCTCGGTGCGGCGCAGCGGTGACGTGGTGGCCCGCTACGGCGGCGAAGAATTCGCCCTGGTGCTGCCAGGCTCCGATGGCCAGCAGGCCAGGGGCCTGGCAACCAAGATCCAGGCCAATGTCAGGGCGGCCGCCATCCAGCATCCCGACTCCCCCATCAGCCCCTGGGTGACCCTCTCCATCGGCGTCGCCTTCTGTTACCCGAGCGACGAGTCGGCCGGGGCCGAGGCGCTGCTGGCAAGGGCCGACCAGGCCCTCTACCAGGCCAAGGACAAAGGCCGCAACCGCTTCGTCAGCGCCGAACCGACGGCAGAGTTGGAAGCGCGGTTGGCCAAATAA
- a CDS encoding diguanylate cyclase has product MSLSLLELQQLLGVLQSLDVGLVVLDRHYRVSFWNDFMANHSGLAPQEVLGQELFGLCPELPRDWIKPKIDTALALGTISFTTWEQRPHPFPFSSYRPLTGRSKAMYQNLTFMPIAGASGEVDKVALVVYDVTEAANSRLALIDANQQLSVLSRTDPLTGLLNRRSWESGLEEEFARCRRSGRTSTLLMFDIDYFKQVNDTHGHQAGDLVLQHTATLLTSQLRTTDKAGRYGGEEFALLLVDTDADQARLLADRLCSSLAATPAKVGGQVIPITISAGIAQATEAMANAHAWVKAADQALYQAKEAGRNTICLAD; this is encoded by the coding sequence ATGAGCCTGTCCCTTTTGGAGCTCCAGCAGCTGCTGGGGGTGTTGCAAAGCCTGGATGTGGGCCTGGTGGTGCTGGACCGGCACTACCGCGTCAGCTTCTGGAACGACTTCATGGCCAACCACTCCGGCCTGGCGCCCCAGGAAGTGCTGGGCCAGGAGCTGTTCGGCCTCTGCCCCGAGCTGCCCCGGGATTGGATCAAGCCCAAGATCGACACGGCCCTGGCGCTCGGTACCATCAGCTTCACCACCTGGGAGCAGCGCCCCCACCCCTTCCCGTTCAGTTCCTATCGGCCCCTGACCGGCCGCTCCAAGGCCATGTACCAGAACCTCACCTTCATGCCCATCGCCGGTGCCAGCGGCGAAGTGGACAAGGTGGCGCTGGTGGTTTACGACGTCACAGAGGCGGCCAACTCGCGCCTGGCCCTGATCGACGCCAACCAGCAGTTGTCGGTGCTGTCCCGCACCGATCCCCTGACCGGCCTCTTGAACCGCCGCTCCTGGGAATCGGGCCTGGAGGAGGAATTCGCCCGTTGCCGCCGCTCCGGCCGCACCAGCACCTTGCTGATGTTCGACATCGACTACTTCAAGCAGGTCAACGACACCCACGGCCACCAGGCCGGGGACCTGGTGTTGCAACACACAGCCACCCTGCTGACCAGCCAGCTGCGCACCACCGACAAGGCCGGCCGTTACGGCGGTGAGGAATTCGCCCTGCTGCTGGTGGATACCGACGCCGATCAGGCCCGCCTGCTGGCGGACCGGCTCTGCTCCAGCCTGGCGGCCACCCCGGCCAAGGTGGGCGGCCAGGTCATCCCCATCACCATCAGCGCCGGCATCGCCCAGGCCACCGAGGCCATGGCCAATGCCCACGCCTGGGTCAAGGCCGCAGACCAGGCCCTCTACCAGGCCAAGGAAGCGGGCCGCAACACCATCTGCCTGGCCGACTAG